tttttagtaAGTAGTAGAAATAGGGTTGAGACCCCTGAGAACTAGCCTGGTGAACGAGGTAAGGTAGCCGTGCGCTTCCTCGTGGCCGGCCAGGTGTGAAATAACCCGAGTTCTGTTCTCGCAGAGGCATGTCTGCCACGTCTTTACGGAAAGGCTGGACGATGGGCTCCATGGTCAGGCCCACGCCTGGGGCAACCACAGCAGTGCAAGGGGACTTCCCATAGGGGCAAATGGCTAAACGGGTCATGGTGAAAATGGGCAGCCCTGGCCTTCCAGGAGTCCCTCACCCCCGAAATGAGCCAGCTGCAAAGTGCCAACTGTTGTTCTAGGTCAACCACCAGGTTACGTCACTTTCTTCCTTTTCACGCGTTTGGTGCAGCCCCTGCCGAACCAGCCACCGAGGACAGGGGATGAGCTAAGTGGTGGGCCCCCAATCCCAGGCGGTGGCTCCTCTGGGTTTCTGCACAGTGACTTCCGGCTGTGGCTGCCTTCTTCGCCTGCACGCAGGGGAACTGCCAGGGAGAAGATGGGGTCGTGCCACCTACCGAAAAGGGAGAGCCTGGTCAGGGTGCCTGGGAACCTCTCAGTCACAACCTGCCCCAGGGAGGTGATGCTGACTGAAGAGGTCACCCTGTTTCCCTCCCGTGTCTTAATTGTGGCTGCACTTTGCTTAGTGGTAGCCCCACTGTTCCAGTTACAAAAGAGCTGCAAGAAGGGTACGCTGAGTAAATCAAAGGTCAGCACCCACACACCTCCACAGGACTCTGTCCTTGTCTGCACACATGGGGTGGGGCAGCAGCAGCCCAAGGAGGGCTGAGTCACTAGCAGCTCTGGGCCCCACCTTTCACTTGCATGGCCAGGGGCAGGTGAACCAGACCCTCTCCCCCTTCCCAGACCACAGACTCAATGGGAGGGAAGGCCAGCTGACTAGGGAGGTGACTATACCATAAAGAGATCATGTGTCTGACTGAGATGTAAAGCCACATATTATAAACTTAAGATAAAGATAAGCACTGATAAAGAAAATGatctatgtaaaaataaataaataaaaaaggtacAGTACACGATAGGCCCACATTACAGAACACCACAAACATAACATACAAGAATTGCCAGGCCCCGAAGGTGAAGGGATCCTTAATTCTTGAACCCTTTGATTAAAAGAAGTTATTGATTTCCCCTATAAGACCCTGAAaattcacagagagagaaagtgtaAACTTTTTACTCAATACATACACCGTGTCTAAATTATTACAAATTCTGTATTAAGGCAGTTTAAGTTTTCCCAAAGTATGCCAGCTCCCCAAACCAAATGCACCGAGATTCTGTGTGGGCAGAGTTGCCACGAGCACATCTCTTCAGGGCCCCTTGCCATCCATTCTGTGTGAGGCAAAGGGGAATGTCCAGGCACACACTGGCAGGGTCTCCCCTCACTGGGAGTCAGTCAGTCAGGATACCTCAGCCTATCCCTGCAAAGACCACCACTCTGCAATCACGCCTCAGACACCATCCGCTACCCTTCAGAGAACTGTCTCTACACTCAGCTCACGAGAGAAGACAGACACAGCCCATCCACACAGGGGCAAGGAAGAGGGGGTGCGCCCTCGCCCCCTTACCTGCTGTAGGGGGGGATCTCCAGGCCCAGCTCATCCATAAGGAGCTGCATGACATCATCACACTTCCCATGGAGCTTCAGGGCAGCCCAGTCATCCTTTGGGGTCCACTGGGGACAAAGGAAGGCCAGTGAGGACAGCACCTCACTGTTTCCCAATGGTCTGCTAGCCTCAGTCCCTGCCCGGCTAGACTTCTACGGCCTGTGAGTGTGGGACGTAAACATCCCCGGGACTCTCTGGCTCTCCTGTTCTAAGGTTCAGGTCTATGGGAGGCAGCTCTGCATGCCTGAGTTACCTGCAAATTCACAATGTAGAGCTTGGGCCGCCTGCTGGGGGGCTTGGTCATACACCAGAGGTGTGGATACTTCTTTAGAACCTGTGGGAAGGGACGGACGGGCAgaaagaccacacacacacacacacacacacacaccagggaaTGAGGCTACAAGAAGCTGGGTCCAGGGGAGTTGGCCAGCTGCTGGCAGGCTCACTCCCATATCCGTCCATGGTGCTGTCCACATACCTTTAAGCTGGAGCCCAAACACAGGATCGTGTCTGCTTTGCTGGCAGCTTGGGTGGCCGCCTCCCAGTTTAGAGGTTGCCCCAGTGTTCCTCTCTCCCCAAAGTGCACAATGGTGTCCCGGAGCTGAGCCCCACACTTGTGGCAGGCCCGGCCTGTCTGGTGTCGGTGCAGGGCAGTGCGCTCTGTCACGTCGAACACCCGCACATACTCCCTGTTAGGAGTGCAGGCTGTGCAGACCTGAGGGGGAGAGGGCACCGTGAGTGGGAGCTGCCAGCCCGCCCAGGCTCCGGAGGCCCAGGGGTCCGCTCACTTCAATGTACATGTTCCCGTGGAGCTCCGAGATGGCCGTTCGAGGCAGCCCGCTCCGCAGGTGGAGCCCGTCACAGTTCTGAGAAACCACGTGCCGCACCTGGAGGGGAACCACAGGTACAGtcagcaggaggctgtggggaagtAGTGCTCAGCGGCGGGGCTGCCCGCGCCCAGGACAGCCCCAAAGCAGGGGCGACTCTGACCCTACGTGAATTCTTGAAGGCAGACCCAGAGCAACAGGCTGGCCCCTGCAGGGCTCAGGAGGGTCCTTCGTCCGCCCCCAACAATGGGTGGCTGGGTAGGCAAGCAGTTGCCTTGTCCCTCTCAGCTGGGAAGGGGCCTGGAGCCCAGACTGATGCTCTCCTGGGCTATGTTTCAGGTCCCTGAATGCCGAGGAGGATCAATCCCCTCCCCAGCTGGTAGGAAGTACTCAGCAGAGGGTCTCTAGAGGTTTCACACGAGCCCCCCCTGTACTTAGGCAGCTTCTGAGGTCTGTGGGGACAACTCAAGAGTAGCATGAGGGGAAGGGGCTGCCAAATGCTGGGGGTCCAAGGCTGGCCCTAGACATACTGGGGCAGAGGCTGCCCTCTTCTCTAGGAGACAAAGCATGGGGGGGGGTTAGGGAGGGGCTTAAGCCAGGCGTCTAAACTGCTTGGTGGGCATGCCTCATGGGGGCCCGCCGGCTGACACGTAGCTGCACTTGGGCCTCAAGGTGGCACTCGGACCCCACACCACAGCTCTTACCAGCTTTTGTTCATGTAAGCGGGCAATGCTCATGTGGGTGAGGGTCGGCTCGGCGTCACTCAGGTCAGAGGCACTGCCGGGGAGGGAAGCAAAGGGGAGGGGAGCTGTGATGTCAGAGCCACACTGCCCTGGCCGTCCAGATGGGAGGGAAGGTGGCTTACCTGATGCTTCTCCCTTTCTGAAGCAGCGTCCACACTCCATTAGGGCCCCGGTAATCCGGGATAGAGGCTGCCTGCGTGAAAGATAAGCCCTGTGGGAGATCTCGCTGTAGGCACAGGAAGAACATCCAAGTATGGGAAGCACACTTCTCCCAGCACGCTCCAGGGTGGCGTGGACTGGCCTCTCCTTCCACAGGCTCAGCGCTTCCCAGTCTAATGTGCCAGAACCCAGATGGAGTGCCCTCACATACCCGGTCAAGCTCCTCCCTCCAGGCTCCCAGAAGTTCTGCCTCCTGTGGGAGCCTCTCTAGCTGGGAGCACAGCCTGGGCTTTGTGGCCAGGCCTGTCCTCCATGATGAGCAGAGGACTGGTCAGGTTCATCTGTGGGCCCAGGGCCTAGTCAGTGCTCAGCAAAGGCCTAGCCAAGTGGTGACCCCTAACAGGTAGCACTTCTCTTTCCACATTCTGCATCCTCGTGCTGTAAGTGGCTCCTGCCCTGCCTTCACAAAGGCTGGCCAACCTCTCCATGAGAGGATAAACTGTATAGGGTAAAATGAGATAAAGACGATTGCATTTCCCAAGCTCCCAATACAGCGCAAGAGTCACCCCGAGACAAGACAGAAGATGTGGCACGATCGAGGTGTCTCGTGCTCCCCAGGCTGTGAGTGACCCCCTTTCTGGGAGTCCTGTCTCCTCCCTGATGCCTAAGCTCAGAAAACACCTACCCTGACGTTTCACAACTAAAAAGGGACTCACATCAAAAAAGGGGATCTCAAGCAGTAATGGTCAGAGCAAATTAACGAACACCATGCAGCTTTTAGGAGCCACCTGCAGCTCCTAAGAGGTGGCATTACTACTTCTAAATAATCACATGACAGGAGTGCACGTGTGACCACAGAGTAAGCGATCAGGACTGCCAGGGCTCCCGGGGTAAGTCAGAGCAGTCAGTGCCGTAGACAGTCCTGCCACTGGGCCTCCGAGTCCATCTCTGTGAGGAGTGTCTTTTAACCTCTGCCTGTAAAATCTTACCCACCCTTCAAAACCAGAACTCAATGCTACCTCCCACAGAACACCAACCGGATCGGGTTTCCCAACTCCCACGCCACAGAGGGTGTATCTGGGTCTCTATTCGGTCTCTATTCTATCGACCAAGCACAGCCGACACACACCCATCACCTACACCAACAGCGCGCCACGTGCACTTGGAAAGCGAGTCATATTCCGCCACCCGACACAGCGTCTCGACAGAACTTCTCAAAACCCAGTGCCTCTCTCTTTTCCACTCGGTGTGCTCTAATTCTTACTGCCTTGGTTTCTACTCACCTTCAAGATTCAAAAAGCACGAATGGGCAATAACGGCCTTAGTCCTGCCCACATAATCTTGGGACAGTGAATCAGCCTCCTGGATGTTAAACGAAGAGGTGCCTGCAGCACTAAGCTATTAGGTACCATTTTTATCCCTCTGCCTTTCTGGTCTCTGGGTGTAACACAGAAGTCaagcatttaaaaatgcttaCCTACGTAGAGAAGTTTCAAATCGAGTCATTTCGAGTTTCTCTGAGAAAGGAGAGAACCTTTGAACTGCTCCTTCCGAGAGTCTTTGAGAATCAGTCCTGTTTCTCGGGCGCACCGCGCTCCATCCTGGGGTCAGTGTCCCAGAAGGGGGCGAACCCCCCTCCCTACGCCCCAGCGGTCCGGGTGTCTCCGGGACCCGCGAAACCCGCTGGCGCCGCGGCCGTCCACGCCCCGCCTCCCTACCGTGCTGATCCCCGCGCCTGTGTAGACCACCAGGTACTCGGCACTCCGGACGGCGCCGGCCAACTCCCGGACTTTCCTCCGCAGCTCCTCCGGGGCGTCGCACACCTGTCGAGACGCCAGCCGCCCTAAGCCCCGCCGCACCCCCCGAGGCGGACGGAGCCCGGGGGCGCGCCGCGGCACTCGCCTCCTCCTGCCGCCGCTTCAGGCCCTCGCGCCGCCTGCTCCGGCCCTGCAGTTCGGTCACTAGGTCCTCGCTCTCGGCCAGCAGCCGGCCCTCCTCGGCGCTGCGCTCCGCCGCCGCTTTCCTCAGGATGCGCGACACCTGCGGGCGCAGGGCGGGCCGTGAGGGCTGCGCGGGCCAGGGACGCAGCGCGGGCCGGGCGGCGGCGTACCTGGCGGAGGCGCTCCCGCTGCTGCTCCTCCCGCAGCCTCCGGACCCGCTCCGCCGCCTTGCGCTCGGAGCGGCTCGGACCCCCGGCTGCCATGGCTCCCGGGAGACCCGTGCTTCCGCTTCCGCGTCCCGGCACGCCACACGCCGGCGCATGCGCGCGAGGCTTCGCCCCCGCCCTTCCGGCCCCGCCCAAGGAGGCACCTGCTAGTCTCTTTAAAAGGTGTTTATTGAtcatatacaaaataaagaaaaccttATATATCACAAACATACACTATGTACAGCAATAAATACCCGGGGCtgggcccagtgccgcccctccTGGACAATAATTTAGCAATAAATACTGCACAGGGTAGGGTGGGTGCCCAGGCTGCCACCCGGGAGGCCCCTCCTCACCAGGATCTTCACAGCACCCACTTACCCCGCAGATCCCAGGGTCTCCCCTACCTCCCCCTGGCCTCAGCCctaggcagggcaggcagggttTGATGAGCTCTGCTTGGATCCGCCCTCTCGGCGCCAGGAGGGCAGCAGAGCTGGACACACTGGGCAGCCCTTGTCCTGTTGCCCTACGATGCCAGGAGAAGGTTTCCTGTACCCACTCCCATTTGGTTAAAGGCTTCAGGGACTTGTAAGGAGGggatggagagaagggaggggtgggggtatCAGGTTGCTGGCAGGGTTGCCCCCAGCTCTTCGAGGGCATGCTCTCCAACACTGCAGCTCGGACTTGCAGGACACCCACCTACCAAGGTGCTGCTCTCGGGTGGGGTGGGAATGCGTGTGCCTGGTCTAACAGGCCTGGCACACAGGCCAGAAGAGGACAGGCCATCAGCCTGTAGGGCACCCCCATGTCTGTGTTCTCTGCTCTCCCCACCTGCTCCAAAACCAGACAGCCAACAGGAAGGTGGAAACATGCCAAAAAGAATTATTCAGTggcttctgggggaaaaaaatcgtTAATGTGTTGATTCCTTTCACCAAACCACAGCCTAAAAAAGTAACTTACAGGATCCCAGAgcggaaatggtgctgcaggctGTGGCTTGGGCTTCCCAGCTGTGGATGGGAGCTTTGGCCAACCAGGCATCCCAGAGAGTGACGCAGCAGGGATAGGATGGGAATGGACCACCTGTCCCCAAGCAAAATATAGCCCATTAGGACTGTGGGCCCAGGCACCAGCCATGCAGGCTGCTGCTGTTGGTCAGTGTAAACACAGACCTGAAGCCAGAGCAGAAGGGCCTCCGGGAGACCTGGCACCTGGCAGAAATCAGCACACCACACAGTTGCCATGAGCAGCCTGTCTTCTCACCCATTGTTCACAGTGCTACCCGAAGCAGCAGCCAGGGGCTATGCAGAGGTTTCTCTGGGGCCATACTCTGGGCAAGAGCTAACCTGTTCCCATAGGGTTCTCCTCTGAAATCTGAGTGTCTATGCTGGGATAAGGGAAGGCAGGTAGGAGGGAAGGTGCACATTATGGATTACTTGGCGGACAAGAGTGGGAGACTTGGCTTTGGCCAAAGGCCTCGATTCGCTATGTCAGAAAACTTAAGAGTAGGAGGGAACACAACACCCTCACAGTAGCAAAACTGAATTAACAAGAATCAGGAAGACACTAACCAGTCACATGTGGACACAGGATCTACTGTCAAGAAACTGAGGTAAAGGGAGAACAGGATGGAGTGGTCCTGTGGGGCTGGCTTCATGAGAACAGGATGCTCCCCCAGACCCAAAGAACAGCTGCTCCAAATCCAAAACCTTGAAAGGAAGCACAGCCTCACCAACTCCAGAAATTTCTTCCATGGCCTAAACCTAGGACCTGCAATTTCTGTTCAGCACATGCTCACCTCCCAGCCAGGACAAACGTGGGGACCTGCCCCTCCCACTTCCAGGGCACGGCATGGCCTCTTCTCTTTAGGGATTCTCACTATGAGATTCCAACTCACTGCTGCTACATCACCAACTTTCATCCAGACTCAGGGCACACAGGTCAAGGAGGGGGAGGAAGCCACTAGGTGACTTAGTCAAAAGTCAGAATCTCCACTGCAGGCTGACCTGGGTACAACATGGGGGTGTTTCTGAGCATCTAAGGACAAAAGAAGCCCATCAAGATGACAGAAGTTGACAGCACATCCATGCTTTTATCCCTCAGGCACACTGGGACAAACGCAGATGAAAATCCTGCTGCCCACGAGGTTAAACCCTGCCAGGAcacactgtttttttcttttccccaggcCACACTTCCATGCTTTTCAGGGGCTCAGGGTCCCCAGAGAAGCCAAGACCCATGTGGCCAGAAACAGGGCATTAGCCTCTTGGACACAGGCATTGAAGGCAGACTGCTGTAGCCTATAGGGAGCTTCCCTAGCCAAGTCCAGCAGACTGGCTGCCTCTGCCAGGTGGTAGTGATGGGGAAGTGGGCTCAGCCCTAGAGAGAAGCATCTCTCCAAGCCAGGCTGTGAATCCCTGGAAGACACAAACCCCAGAAGGTGGAAAGAGGCCTGAAGCCAAGAGCTGCCAGCATGTTCAGGGGGAGATGAGGGACAGGGCTTGGCCCTGGAGACTGTAGCCCTTGTCTGGCACAGGTGGAGACCCCCCAGGCCCTCACACAGGGAAAAGGGGCTCCCCTAGGTGGGCCCTCAAACCCTCTTGTTCTGCCTGGGAAGCACTGCCCCACAGCACAGACAGTTCTGGGATGAGTGGGCACTGGGCCTCAAAGCCCCCACGTGGGCTCCTGTGGGTCCCCCGCTGAGGACATGAAGCCCACAGGAACAAAGCCAGGTTGGTGGCCAGAGCCCGACCACACTGACTGGAGGCTAGAAGGAAGACATCTGGGGACAGGGTGTCCATGGCACTCCGGGCATCCCCACAGGGACTCCTTGGTCCCTGCAAAGCACCCTCACAGGGCCAGAGGCAGTAGGCTTGGAAGCAGTGTGGGGGCCCCTAGTTTTACCTACCCTGCCCATGTCAGCTCGAGCCTGAGACACACATGCGAAGCCAAtggtgggcaggggtgggtgcAGCAGAGCCCTACATCTGACCCCTGGGGACCTGGGGCCAGCGCCAAGGCAGAAGAGGCCAGGCTGACAGGCGCTGAGCCCCCAAACTCCATTAGAACAGGTGCTGCCTGGCAAGCCAGCAGAAGCAAAAACACAACCAAACCCAAGAAACAAACATGGGAAACAGACACAAAGAAGAGACACCCACAGGTCAAAGGTCACCAGAAGCACCAGCACGTGACGCAGCACAAGACCTCACCAGGCACGGACAACACCACGGCACCGGCAAGAGACGGAAGCAGGAAGGGCAGAGGAGTAAGTCACTTTCGGTACAATTGCAAAAGAGACAGCAAAGAGGACATCAGGACGCGCCTCTGGTCGCTCgcagcttgctttttttttttttaaactaaattttataaataacGTCTGATAACTCTGTGTATATAAAAACTAAACTCCAACAGCCACAAAGACTTGTCCATAAGTTTAcaagaaaggaattttttttttctttttttaaactagcAAAGTTTCTATTATACTTTCTTCCCCTTTCCATTTATATCGTCAAATGTTCtggcttgtttttttaaaaagacagttttataaatactctgctgctctttttttctttacttttcaaacATATAATTTAATAACCTCGTAAaaggaattttttcttttaaataaaaggcTATGTAACCACACAAATAGGTCATGTAAACAGTGACGCGGGACCCACCGCAGGACACTGGACACACCCTTCACACACGCTCACAGCCAGTGATTTGGTCTTGTTCAGTGCGATGCGTCCCGTGCGAGCGCCGTGGCCCCCGGCCTGTAGCCACACGATGCCCCATCCCCCGGGGCTCAGGCTGGCGGCTGGCCTTCCAGGGCTCTCAAAGACACCTGTTCTTCACAGCCCACCTGTGTACGCCGACTGAGCTGGGAGTGAACCACCCAGCCCCGCCTGGGAGTCCTCCCTGTTCAGGGACACACCAGCCCAGGGCACTTGCTTGATCTTCCTATCCACTGCCCAGATCAACCCTGGGCTCTAAGCCTGCAAGGCCTCGGTACAAAGGGGGCT
The sequence above is a segment of the Manis pentadactyla isolate mManPen7 chromosome 4, mManPen7.hap1, whole genome shotgun sequence genome. Coding sequences within it:
- the SIRT7 gene encoding NAD-dependent protein deacetylase sirtuin-7; protein product: MAAGGPSRSERKAAERVRRLREEQQRERLRQVSRILRKAAAERSAEEGRLLAESEDLVTELQGRSRRREGLKRRQEEVCDAPEELRRKVRELAGAVRSAEYLVVYTGAGISTAASIPDYRGPNGVWTLLQKGRSISASDLSDAEPTLTHMSIARLHEQKLVRHVVSQNCDGLHLRSGLPRTAISELHGNMYIEVCTACTPNREYVRVFDVTERTALHRHQTGRACHKCGAQLRDTIVHFGERGTLGQPLNWEAATQAASKADTILCLGSSLKVLKKYPHLWCMTKPPSRRPKLYIVNLQWTPKDDWAALKLHGKCDDVMQLLMDELGLEIPPYSRWHDPIFSLAVPLRAGEEGSHSRKSLCRNPEEPPPGIGGPPLSSSPVLGGWFGRGCTKRVKRKKVT